A genome region from Chloroflexia bacterium SDU3-3 includes the following:
- a CDS encoding molecular chaperone DnaJ, protein MNTPLENLWEQIRHATSADAVFGPIGAGDMAALKRRYRELAQIAHPDHNPRQQALAQQVFQSLSQWYQLAQAELADGRYGAPPRLHVAGRLHHYVGTGEPWSGDLCHLFPADADGTPVLLKMAGDPHNRDLLLAEAEALDTLDAALAGRPVRAHFPTLIEQLLVEDEHGVMRQTNVLRRERSVASLAEVRRAYPRGVHPADAAWMFNRMLAALALAHDHGLVHGAVLPEHVLVRPDDHNGILIDWCYSVGMGQPIRAISPANYGMYPPEVLAKEPATAATDIYLAARTMVVLLGGNGVQLPKSVPAPIRNLLQSCLIPSPIRRANDAWQLLEDFREVLDDCYGPPTFRPFRMPISAFV, encoded by the coding sequence ATGAACACACCGCTGGAAAACCTTTGGGAGCAGATCCGCCACGCCACCAGCGCGGATGCGGTCTTCGGGCCGATCGGGGCGGGCGACATGGCCGCGCTGAAGCGCCGCTACCGCGAGCTGGCGCAGATCGCCCACCCCGACCATAACCCGCGCCAGCAGGCGCTGGCGCAGCAGGTGTTTCAGTCGCTGTCGCAGTGGTACCAGCTGGCCCAGGCCGAGCTGGCCGATGGCCGCTATGGCGCGCCGCCTCGGCTGCACGTGGCGGGGCGGCTGCACCACTACGTGGGCACGGGCGAGCCATGGTCGGGCGACCTGTGCCACCTATTCCCCGCCGACGCCGACGGCACGCCGGTGCTGCTGAAGATGGCGGGCGACCCGCACAACCGCGACCTGCTGCTGGCCGAGGCCGAGGCCCTGGACACGCTGGATGCGGCCCTGGCGGGCAGGCCGGTGCGCGCCCACTTCCCCACCCTGATCGAGCAGCTGCTGGTCGAGGATGAGCATGGGGTGATGCGCCAGACCAACGTGCTGCGCCGTGAGCGCAGCGTGGCGTCGCTGGCCGAGGTGCGGCGGGCCTACCCGCGCGGCGTGCACCCCGCCGATGCGGCCTGGATGTTCAACCGCATGCTGGCGGCGCTGGCGCTGGCCCACGACCACGGCCTAGTGCATGGTGCGGTGCTGCCCGAGCACGTACTGGTGCGGCCCGACGACCACAACGGCATCCTGATCGACTGGTGCTATAGCGTGGGGATGGGCCAGCCCATCCGCGCGATCAGCCCGGCGAACTATGGCATGTACCCGCCCGAGGTGCTGGCCAAAGAGCCAGCGACGGCGGCCACCGACATCTACCTTGCGGCACGGACGATGGTTGTGCTGCTTGGTGGCAATGGAGTTCAGCTGCCGAAAAGTGTGCCTGCGCCCATCCGCAACCTGCTGCAGTCCTGCCTCATTCCCTCGCCCATCCGCCGCGCCAACGATGCCTGGCAGCTGCTGGAGGACTTCCGCGAGGTGCTGGATGACTGCTATGGTCCGCCGACATTTCGCCCGTTTCGTATGCCGATCTCGGCTTTTGTGTAG
- a CDS encoding adenylosuccinate synthetase encodes MGDVFLTVDLGFGDAGKGGIVDYLTRASGAHTVVRYNGGAQAAHRVVEGGREHVFSQFGSGTLAGAATHLSRFMLVEPLAMESEAAHLRRLGVAEPFDLTTIDAQALVITPFHRATNRLRELARGPGRHGSCGIGVGEAAADALAHAAHAVRMGDMHHPNALYAKLCFLRDLALAKLRTFEDRILPSAQAEAELELLHDPDWADWLLPAYRDFAARAQVVPGEHVRGLLARPGAVIFEGAQGVLLDEWRGFHPYTTWSTTTLANADALLAEAGHTGAVTRLGLTRGYATRHGAGPFVSEDAGLTAALPDARNGHGTWQGGFRAGWLDMVMLRYALDVVGPLDGLAVTCLDRLADLGELRVCQRYTCAGRDLERLAISPDPRDLAHQERLTMQLLACVPKHVALASADALIDHLERDLDIPVAITSYGSDATRKQQMQPFFQR; translated from the coding sequence ATGGGCGATGTGTTTCTGACGGTCGATCTGGGCTTTGGCGACGCGGGGAAGGGCGGCATCGTCGACTACCTGACGCGCGCCAGCGGGGCGCACACGGTGGTGCGCTACAATGGCGGCGCGCAGGCCGCGCACCGCGTGGTCGAGGGCGGGCGCGAGCATGTGTTCAGCCAGTTTGGCAGCGGCACGCTAGCAGGCGCTGCCACGCACCTCTCGCGATTCATGCTGGTGGAGCCGCTGGCCATGGAGTCCGAGGCCGCGCACCTGCGTCGCCTGGGCGTGGCCGAGCCGTTCGATCTCACCACAATCGATGCGCAGGCCCTGGTGATCACGCCGTTTCACCGCGCCACCAACCGGCTGCGCGAGCTGGCGCGCGGGCCTGGCCGCCACGGCAGCTGCGGCATCGGCGTGGGCGAGGCGGCGGCTGATGCGCTGGCCCACGCCGCGCACGCGGTGCGCATGGGCGACATGCACCACCCCAACGCGCTGTATGCCAAGCTATGTTTCCTGCGCGATCTGGCGCTGGCCAAGCTGCGCACCTTCGAGGATCGCATCCTCCCGAGTGCGCAGGCCGAGGCCGAGCTGGAGCTGCTGCACGACCCAGACTGGGCCGACTGGCTGCTGCCCGCTTACCGCGATTTCGCCGCGCGCGCCCAGGTGGTGCCCGGCGAGCATGTACGAGGGCTGCTGGCCCGCCCTGGCGCGGTGATCTTCGAGGGGGCGCAGGGCGTGCTGCTCGATGAGTGGCGCGGCTTCCACCCCTACACCACCTGGAGCACCACCACGCTGGCCAACGCCGACGCGCTGCTGGCCGAGGCAGGGCATACTGGCGCGGTGACGCGCTTGGGCCTGACGCGGGGCTACGCCACCCGCCACGGCGCAGGCCCGTTCGTGAGCGAGGATGCCGGGCTGACGGCGGCGCTGCCGGATGCGCGCAATGGCCACGGCACGTGGCAGGGCGGCTTCCGCGCGGGATGGCTGGACATGGTGATGCTGCGCTACGCGCTGGATGTGGTGGGGCCGCTGGATGGCTTGGCGGTGACATGCCTGGATCGGCTGGCGGATCTGGGCGAGCTGCGTGTCTGCCAGCGCTACACCTGCGCGGGGCGCGACCTGGAGCGGCTGGCGATCTCGCCCGACCCGCGCGACCTGGCCCACCAGGAGCGGCTGACGATGCAGCTTCTCGCCTGTGTGCCCAAGCATGTGGCGCTGGCATCGGCGGATGCGCTGATCGATCATCTTGAGCGCGATCTAGATATTCCTGTTGCGATCACATCATATGGTTCAGACGCCACACGGAAACAGCAGATGCAGCCATTTTTTCAACGGTAG
- a CDS encoding M50 family metallopeptidase gives MSRSFSTWHRREIGSVLLVTLVILITWQIPMLSWVSYPFRLFGTFIHEICHGIAAVITGGRFQEFVVEADLSGLALSAGGVRWFITSAGYVGSAVFGGLLLRLSARHVSARTLLMGLGVILGVLCLLFVRSLFGIASGLLLAAALIAAAQRLPSRWAETLLLVLAVELIFDGFNSLIGLIFLSSQSQVNTDAQIMAAATGLPALLWAVVWTAISAAILVFTLRDVYRW, from the coding sequence ATGTCACGCTCATTTTCAACATGGCACCGCCGCGAGATCGGCAGCGTCCTACTCGTCACGCTGGTCATCCTGATCACCTGGCAGATCCCGATGCTCAGCTGGGTATCGTACCCGTTCCGCCTATTCGGCACCTTCATCCACGAGATCTGCCACGGCATCGCGGCGGTCATCACCGGCGGCAGGTTTCAGGAATTTGTGGTCGAGGCCGATCTCTCTGGCCTCGCGCTTTCCGCCGGTGGGGTGCGCTGGTTTATCACTAGCGCGGGCTATGTGGGCAGCGCGGTGTTCGGCGGCCTACTGCTGCGGCTCTCGGCCCGCCACGTCTCGGCGCGCACCCTGCTGATGGGGCTAGGCGTGATACTGGGCGTGCTCTGCCTGCTGTTTGTGCGCAGCCTGTTCGGCATCGCCAGCGGGCTGCTGCTAGCGGCGGCGCTGATCGCAGCGGCCCAGCGCCTGCCCAGCCGCTGGGCCGAGACCCTGCTGCTGGTGCTGGCGGTCGAGCTGATCTTCGATGGCTTCAACAGCCTGATCGGCCTGATCTTCCTCTCGTCGCAGAGCCAGGTCAACACCGACGCCCAGATCATGGCCGCCGCCACCGGCCTGCCCGCGCTGCTGTGGGCGGTGGTGTGGACTGCGATCTCGGCGGCGATCCTGGTCTTCACGCTGCGTGATGTGTACCGCTGGTAG
- a CDS encoding alpha-L-fucosidase, whose product MLSMPSFPPPAPLAPTPSATQWRWQRLETYAFVHFSLNTYTDQAWGYGDEDLSLFNPQGLDARQWARVCRDAGLKAIIVTAKHHCGFCLWPSKYTDYSVKNTPWKDGKGDVVGELAAACQEYGLKLGIYLSPWDRNRADYAQPSYISYFRQQLTELLTNYGPIFEIWFDGANGGSGYYGGAREIRTIDPKTYYDWPNTYSLIRSLQPECIIWNDGGDRGELRWVGTEDGFVGETNWSMLDSQGDVSWAMLHHGLPSGDAWVAAEVNTSIRPEWFYHPSEDGKVKSLPRLLDVYYASVGRNASLLLNFPITPAGLIHPNDERAAREWAQAIRDSFAHDLAPQAQVSASPVRGGDPAYGGARTVDGDIDTYWATDDGVMQGAVTLDWGRPTAINRFMVEEDIRQGQRVSAFEVEAMVGGAWQTLAHGTTIGYRRILRFPSVAVSQVRFSVRAARACPMITRIGVFNAPLVLRPPTIMRNQQGDISFRTDDIGPFVHYTLDGSSPTPQSPRFTAPIPTDGGRLDVRAITFDPSSGQVSPVGSETFDLARRAWAILDTDDPDSLRLLDGDPATVWHKNNGGALPVDLEIDLGSQQTLVGFRYLPDHALWGPGIITQYEFWVAADLVSWKLVSEGEFSNIVNNPIRQEKAFAPVEARYIRLRALKNGEGNDNIGYSNLEVITMH is encoded by the coding sequence ATGCTAAGCATGCCTTCTTTTCCACCACCAGCCCCCTTGGCACCCACCCCATCGGCCACGCAATGGCGCTGGCAACGCCTTGAAACCTATGCCTTTGTCCACTTTTCGCTCAATACCTATACCGATCAGGCCTGGGGGTACGGCGACGAAGACCTCAGCCTGTTTAATCCCCAGGGTCTCGACGCCCGCCAGTGGGCGCGGGTCTGCCGCGACGCAGGTCTGAAGGCGATCATCGTGACGGCCAAGCACCACTGCGGGTTCTGCCTATGGCCATCAAAGTATACCGACTACTCGGTGAAGAACACCCCATGGAAGGACGGGAAAGGCGACGTGGTCGGCGAGCTGGCGGCGGCGTGCCAGGAATATGGGCTGAAGCTCGGCATCTACCTCTCGCCCTGGGATCGCAACCGGGCCGACTACGCGCAGCCATCCTACATCAGCTACTTTCGCCAGCAGCTCACCGAGCTTCTCACAAACTACGGCCCGATCTTCGAGATCTGGTTCGATGGGGCCAACGGCGGGTCGGGCTACTACGGCGGCGCGCGCGAGATCCGCACCATCGACCCAAAGACCTACTACGATTGGCCGAACACCTATAGCCTCATCCGCAGCCTCCAGCCCGAGTGCATCATCTGGAACGATGGCGGCGACCGGGGCGAGCTGCGCTGGGTGGGCACCGAAGATGGCTTTGTGGGCGAGACCAACTGGAGCATGCTTGACAGCCAGGGCGATGTCTCGTGGGCCATGCTGCACCACGGGCTGCCGAGCGGCGACGCGTGGGTCGCCGCCGAGGTCAACACCTCGATCCGACCCGAGTGGTTCTACCACCCCTCGGAGGATGGCAAGGTGAAGTCGCTGCCCCGCCTGCTCGATGTCTACTACGCCTCGGTGGGACGAAATGCCAGCCTGCTGCTGAACTTCCCTATCACCCCGGCGGGCCTGATCCACCCCAACGACGAGCGCGCAGCGCGAGAGTGGGCGCAGGCCATCCGCGACTCCTTCGCCCACGATCTGGCCCCCCAGGCGCAGGTCAGCGCCTCGCCGGTGCGCGGGGGCGACCCAGCCTACGGTGGCGCGCGCACGGTGGATGGGGATATCGACACCTACTGGGCCACCGACGACGGCGTGATGCAGGGCGCTGTGACGCTCGACTGGGGGCGGCCCACCGCCATCAACCGCTTCATGGTCGAGGAGGACATCCGCCAGGGCCAGCGCGTGAGCGCGTTCGAGGTCGAGGCCATGGTAGGCGGGGCGTGGCAGACCTTGGCGCATGGCACCACCATCGGCTACCGCCGCATCCTGCGGTTTCCAAGCGTCGCTGTCTCCCAGGTGCGCTTCTCGGTGCGCGCGGCCCGAGCGTGCCCGATGATCACCAGGATAGGGGTATTTAATGCGCCGCTGGTCTTGCGCCCGCCGACCATCATGCGCAACCAGCAGGGCGACATCTCGTTCCGGACCGATGATATCGGCCCATTCGTCCACTACACGCTCGACGGCAGCAGCCCGACGCCCCAGTCGCCTCGGTTCACCGCGCCGATCCCCACCGATGGCGGACGGCTGGATGTGCGCGCTATTACCTTCGACCCTTCCAGCGGGCAGGTCAGCCCCGTGGGAAGCGAGACCTTCGACCTTGCACGCCGCGCGTGGGCCATTCTTGACACCGATGACCCAGACTCTCTACGTCTGCTTGATGGCGACCCAGCCACCGTCTGGCATAAAAACAACGGCGGCGCGCTGCCGGTGGATCTTGAGATCGACCTCGGCTCGCAGCAGACGCTGGTCGGGTTCCGCTACTTGCCCGACCACGCGCTGTGGGGGCCAGGGATTATCACCCAGTACGAGTTCTGGGTCGCCGCCGACCTTGTGAGCTGGAAGCTGGTGAGCGAGGGCGAGTTCTCAAACATCGTCAACAACCCCATCCGCCAAGAGAAAGCCTTCGCACCCGTGGAGGCGCGGTACATCCGGCTCCGGGCGCTAAAAAACGGCGAGGGCAACGACAACATCGGCTATAGCAACCTCGAAGTCATCACCATGCACTAG
- a CDS encoding cupin domain-containing protein, translating into MIIIRAEDVVGQASDGGNRSGGVATPSRGASGVSVIRQEQQPGGQGPLHLHDREEVIYLLGGQLRVSQGERSAELAAGDAAIIPAGEVHQLNTIGAEPAAWLLIAAAGVRFFRVDGEEVRPAWAE; encoded by the coding sequence ATGATCATCATTCGGGCGGAGGATGTGGTGGGGCAGGCGAGCGATGGGGGAAATCGCTCGGGCGGCGTGGCGACGCCCTCGCGCGGGGCCAGCGGGGTAAGCGTGATCCGCCAGGAGCAGCAGCCGGGCGGCCAAGGCCCGCTGCACCTGCACGACCGCGAGGAGGTGATCTACCTGCTGGGCGGTCAGCTGCGGGTGTCGCAGGGCGAGCGCAGCGCCGAGCTTGCGGCAGGCGATGCCGCAATTATTCCGGCGGGCGAGGTCCACCAGCTCAATACCATAGGTGCCGAGCCTGCCGCGTGGCTGCTGATCGCGGCGGCAGGCGTGCGCTTCTTCCGGGTCGATGGCGAGGAGGTGCGGCCCGCGTGGGCTGAGTAG